In Chlorobiota bacterium, the sequence GGCTCCGATCTTTATCGGGGTAGCGACCCCGACAGAGGTCGGGATTGATAACAGGTCTTTAGCCTGCCGAGTGACCGAGGACCGAAGATGGCGCCGAAGGCTAAAGACCTTCGGCTACCTTTTCGGTGGCCGTCCCGACGAAGTCGGGGTGGCGGCCCCGATCTTTATCGGGGTAGCGGCCCCGACAGAGGTCGGGATTGATAACAGGTCTTTAGCCTGCCGAGTCACCGAGGACCGAAGATGACGCCGAAGGCTAAAGACCTTCGGCTACCTTTTCGGTGGCCGTCCCGACGAAGTCGGGGTAGCGGCTCCGATCTTTATCGGGGTAGCGGCCCCGACAGAGGTCGGGATTGATAACAGGTCTTTAGCCTGCCGAGTGACCGAGGACCGAAGATGGCGCCGAAGGCTAAAGACCTTCGGCTACCTTTTCGGTGGCCGTCCCGACGGAGGTCGGGACGGCGGCCTTGTTTCTGCTGTTCCTGTTACGCCGGTTGGTCGCCGGATGCGGAGAGGGTTTGTTTGGTTTCCAGGGTTTCATCGCAGATGTCAACCACGATTTTCGCGCCGCCGAACACGGCTTTGGAAAGCTCGGCACCGATTGGCGTGAACAGCTCAAGGGCTTTGGGGCTGGTCTGATATTCTTCCTTCACCACAAAGCGGACGTGGTGCGTGCCATCCTTTTTGTCCAGCTGGACGGTGCGGGTTTCGGTGTCGTCGAAGTAGCCCTGGGCCAGCAAGTAATCGCCCAGCTTTTTGGCATCGGCTTCGGTGGTGTTTTCGGTGTAGTAGAGTTCCCCTTTTTTGAACTCCAGTTTGGTTCCGTAGTTGGTGCATCCGGCAATCGTCAGCATTGCCAGCATCGCCATCAGCAGTTGTGTTGCGCGTTGTGATTGCTTCATTGGTGTGTGCCCCCGTAATCAGTTTGTTGAGTTGTGTTTGGCCAATGGTTGGCAAGGGCTTGGTGTGGCTTGCTTATTTCTTGGCGGTTGTGTCGGCGTTGTTCGCGTGGGGTTGTTTCGCATCCGCGCTGGTTGCGGCGGCGGCGGTTTGGATTGTTTCCCACGTAATGGCGTGCAGGGTGCGGAAGTCAAGATCGCACAAATGGACCTCCACCGGTGCGCCGCCAAACACCTGGCGCGACAGCTGCGCCCCGAACGCTTGGCAGGTGGCGATGTAGTCTGGGTCCTTTGCTTTTTGGGGAAGGACCATCAGCCGGAATTGCCACGTGGAGTCCGCCAGGTTCAGCTGTGCGGTGATGGAGTTTGCCCCGGTGAAGCCTTGCGCCAGCAGGAAGGTGCGCAATCGTTCGGCCACCACGCGCTGGATGGTGTTGGTGAAGAACAGGTCCCCCTTGCCCATATCCAGCCGTGTGCCGTGGTTTGGTTGGGGGATTGTTTTCACGGTGTTCAATCCGTCGTCGCACATCTGGATTTCCACGCGGTGGTCGTTCAGCAACTTGGAAAGCTCCATTGCCACAGCGCGGCGCATGCTGGCGATGGTTTGGTTATCGGGGCTTTCCAGGACCGAGTCGGGGAAGTTGCTGCGGAACAGATACGTGCCGTTCTGTTTATCCAGCTGGACCACCTTGTGGCGCGTGCCGTCGAAGTAGTTCTGCTTGGCCAAGTAGTTCGCCACCCGCTGCGCTTCGTCGGGGCGGATGCTGTCGGTGTAGAAGAACTCGCCATCGTTCAAGGGGATATCCAGCTGGTTGCCATGGTTGGCGCAACCAACCACGCAAGCAAGGACCAGCGGAAGAAAAAGCGGAAGAATGGAGCGTTGCATAAAAGGGAATTCGGTGGAAGCATCCATCTGCCGGGGAACGGTTCCCCCGGCAGAGTGGATGGATGGTCGTGGGAGTTCTGTTTGTTAGGTGTTCGGCTTTTTCGCGGGCGCTTGTTGTGCGGTCGGGGCCGGCTTGCCCGGTGCTGGTGCCGCCGTTGCCGCCGTCGAATCGGCCTTCACGACGCGGATGGTTTTGAACAGGAGGTTGCACAGGTGGACCTCCACCGGTTTGTTCCCCATGACGGAGGTCAGCTCCTGGGCGAACTTTTGGGTTCGCTGTAAAAACTCTGGGTTGTTCTCGGTTCCGGATTTCACCATGATGCGGAAGGCGTAGCGTCCATCGCTCCCTTTTTGCAGCTGTGCGGTCTCGGGGCTTTTGCCGAAGTATCCGATTTTCACCAAGTGGCTGCCAATGGTTTTTGCTTCCTGGGGGGTGATGTTGTTGCCGATGTAGAGGTCGCTTGGACCAAAGCCCACGCGCCGCCCGTAGTAGGTTGGGGGGAAGGTTTTCAGTGGGTTGAAGTCATCGTCGCACAGGTCAATCTGGACCTTCCCATCGCTGAAGACTTGTTTGGAGAGCTGCAGGTTGTAGTTGGTGATCCAGACTTTGAAGGTTGGGTCGTTCACTTTTGCGGCATCTTCCACAAGGTTGAGCTTCCAGAGTGCGCCGGCTTTGTCAAGCTGTGCTTTCCATTCTTTGTTGGCAAAGTGGCTTGATTTCTGGAGCGTTTCCCCCAGCTTCTTGGCTTGGTCCTCGGTAACGTTTTCGGTGTAGTAGAGCGTTCCGCTGCCGAACTCCAAACGTTTGCCATGGTTGCTGCACCCGCTGGCGGCAAGGCCAACAAGCAGGAGCAACAGCCCAAGGATGTTGATGGAGCGGGAAGGGACTGCGGAGCGTTCCGCACAGATCGGATTCTGCATAATGGCGATCAGGAAGAATTTTTTGGAAGATGTAAAGGCCGCGGAGTTCGCCGGCCAACTCAGCAAGCCGCGAATTTAGAGCCTACGGGGAAAAGGGCGAAGGATAAAGTGTAAAGATGGGGGGAAGCGGTCGCAGGTCGGTCCAGGGGGAGCAGGAAAATGAGGTAGCCGCCCCGACTGAATCGGGGCGGTGTGATCAGGGCAAAGCCCCGTGCAACACCAGCCCTGAAGGGGCGACCGATGCCAGCCCAGGGCATCGCCCTGGGAAAGGAGCCAAGCCGCACGCAACACCAGCCCTGAAGGGGCGACCTCTATCCGGTTAGATGTTTTGTTGAGGGTGTGGATTTGCAATGGGTGCGGTCGGTGAGCGATTGATGGATGAATGGGGTTGCCCCTTTAGATTGCCCCTTCAGGGCGGTGGGATTTTTTTGTGGTGAATTCCCAGGGCGTTGCCCTGGGCTATGATAGTATGCCCCTTCAGGGCGACCTCGACCCCGCCCTCCGTCGGGAGGAGCTACACACCCTTACCCCCCAACCACCACCGCCGCCACCCCTTGGTGGACCTCCACGCGGATCCAATCGCCAATGGCCTTGTTGCTTCCCCCTTCGCGCTGGCCGATTGCTAATTGCTCGTTGGCAAGCTCCCACCGCAATCCCGTTGTGGTAAGCAGTGCCGAAGGGAGAGGGATGATGGAAATCCGCTGGCCCGGGGTGGTTGCCCATTCCAAATTTCCCACAACCACAATGCCCAGGCTTCGCTCATCCACAAACTGCAGTTGCAGGCGGTGGGCAAACTTTGCCACGATGGAGAAGTTGTTGAGGGTGTGGTCCACCAGCCCGCCGCTTATTCCCATCACCGTCACCACGGTTTCCCCCTGCTCGATAAGCCAGTGCAATCCTTTCTCGAAATCGTTTTCTTCTTGGCTGGGGCGTTCAATAATCTGCACGCCATGCCGTTGCAGCGTTGCGCGGCGGGGACCAACGGAATCCAAATCGCCGATCACCACATTGGGGATTAGGCCGCGACCAACCGCCACCAGCCCTGCGCCATCCGCCGCAACAATCGGGCGGAAGCCGCTGGCCAACTCCAAAAGGGAAGTGCGGTTGGGGAGCCTGCCTC encodes:
- a CDS encoding thiamine diphosphokinase, producing MSSKRGLPKLPKHGALLLIGGRLPNRTSLLELASGFRPIVAADGAGLVAVGRGLIPNVVIGDLDSVGPRRATLQRHGVQIIERPSQEENDFEKGLHWLIEQGETVVTVMGISGGLVDHTLNNFSIVAKFAHRLQLQFVDERSLGIVVVGNLEWATTPGQRISIIPLPSALLTTTGLRWELANEQLAIGQREGGSNKAIGDWIRVEVHQGVAAVVVGG